The following proteins are encoded in a genomic region of Lutra lutra chromosome 16, mLutLut1.2, whole genome shotgun sequence:
- the LOC125087548 gene encoding keratin, type I cytoskeletal 14 isoform X2, with protein MTTCSRQFTSSSSMKGSCGIGGGSSRMSSVLAGGSCRAPSAYVSSSRYSSGGACGLGGGYGGGFSSSSSFGGGLGSGFGGGYGGGLGAGFGGGFGGGLGAGFGGGFGGGDGLLVGSEKVTMQNLNDRLASYLDKVRALEEANTDLEVKIRDWYQRQRPAEIKDYSPYFKTIEDLRNKILTATVDNANVLLQIDNARLAADDFRTKYETELNLRMSVEADTNGLRRVLDELTLSRADLEMQIESLKEELAYLKKNHEEEMNSLRGQVGGDVNVEMDAAPGVDLSRILNEMRDQYEKMAEKNRKDAEDWFFSKTEELNREVATNSELVQSGKSEISELRRTVQNLEIELQSQLSMKASLENSLEETKGRYCMQLAQIQDLIGNVEEQLAQLRCEMEQQNQEYKILLDVKTRLEQEIATYRRLLEGEDAHLSSSQFSSGSQSSRDVTSSSRQIRTKVMDVHDGKVVSTHEQVLRTKN; from the exons ATGACCACCTGCAGCCGCCAGTTCACCTCCTCCAGCTCCATGAAGGGCTCCTGTGGCATCGGCGGTGGCTCCAGCCGCATGTCCTCTGTCCTGGCTGGAGGGTCCTGCCGGGCCCCCAGCGCCTACGTCTCCTCCTCCCGCTACTCCTCCGGGGGTGCCTGCGGCCTGGGGGGTGGCTACGGTGGCGgcttcagcagcagcagcagctttgGTGGGGGCCTGGGTAGTGGCTTTGGTGGAGGGTATGGTGGTGGCCTGGGTGCTGGCTTTGGTGGTGGCTTTGGTGGTGGCCTCGGTGCTGGCTTCGGCGGTGGCTTTGGTGGTGGGGACGGGCTCCTGGTGGGCAGTGAGAAGGTGACCATGCAGAACCTCAACGACCGCCTGGCCTCCTACCTGGACAAGGTGCGGGCCCTGGAGGAGGCCAACACTGACCTGGAGGTGAAGATCCGGGACTGGTACCAGAGGCAGCGGCCCGCTGAGATCAAGGACTACAGCCCCTACTTCAAGACCATTGAGGATCTGCGGAACAAG ATCCTCACGGCCACTGTGGACAATGCTAATGTCCTCCTGCAGATAGACAATGCCCGGCTGGCTGCTGATGACTTCCGGACCAA GTACGAGACAGAGCTGAACCTGCGCATGAGCGTGGAGGCTGACACCAACGGCCTGCGCCGGGTGCTGGACGAGCTGACCCTGTCCAGAGCTGACCTGGAGATGCAGATCGAGAGCCTGAAGGAGGAGCTGGCCTACCTGAAGAAGAACCACGAGGAG GAGATGAACTCTCTGAGAGGCCAGGTGGGTGGAGATGTCAACGTGGAGATGGACGCCGCCCCCGGTGTGGACCTGAGCCGCATCCTGAACGAGATGCGCGACCAGTAcgagaagatggcagagaagaacCGCAAGGACGCCGAAGACTGGTTCTTCAGCAAG acAGAGGAGCTGAACCGCGAGGTGGCCACCAACAGCGAGCTGGTGCAGAGCGGCAAGAGCGAGATCTCCGAGCTCCGGCGCACGGTGCAGAACCTGGAGATCGAGCTGCAGTCCCAGCTCAGCATG AAAGCATCCTTGGAGAACAGCCTGGAGGAGACCAAAGGCCGCTACTGCATGCAGCTGGCCCAGATCCAGGACCTGATCGGCAACGTGGAGGAGCAGCTGGCCCAGCTGCGCTGCGAGATGGAGCAGCAGAACCAGGAATACAAGATCCTGCTGGACGTGAAGACACGGCTGGAGCAGGAGATCGCCACCTACCGTCGCCTGCTGGAGGGCGAGGATGCCCA cctctcctcctcccagttcTCTTCTGGCTCTCAGTCCTCCAGAGACG TGACCTCCTCCAGTCGCCAGATCCGCACCAAGGTCATGGATGTGCACGATGGCAAGGTGGTGTCCACCCACGAGCAGGTCCTTCGCACCAAGAACTGA